Proteins from a single region of Oscillatoria sp. FACHB-1406:
- a CDS encoding aminotransferase class I/II-fold pyridoxal phosphate-dependent enzyme, giving the protein MSFTPDSMRMPFLEMLRSRAEQPDAPFYAPGHKRGRGISPELANWWGEAVFAADLPELPELDNLFAPEGVIEEAQTLAAKTFGAERTWFLANGSTCGIIAAILATCGPGDKIILPRNVHQSAIAGLILSGATPIFIAPEYDPALDLVLNITPEAVEAALKENSDVKAVLVVYPTYQGICCDLHAIAKLAHHHHIPLIADEAHGAHFAFHPDLPPSALAAGADISIQSTHKVLGAMSQASMLHLHSPPTGLCCKARIDAPRLSLALQLVQSSSPSYLLLASLDAARQQMAITGRALMEKTLALSDRAYREISQIPGLSVLESPASPQPGFFNRDATRLTVFTAALGLDGFTADEILRQQFHVTAELPLPQHLTFILSLGNDESDIEALIHAFGELARNPREGAMLAPLPVPSAPASAVMTPRKAFFAPRETLPLEDAAGRISAELICPYPPGIPVLLPGEIVTKDAIDFLQQILALGGCITGCSDSTLKTIQVIQE; this is encoded by the coding sequence ATGTCTTTTACTCCCGATTCGATGCGAATGCCATTCTTGGAGATGTTGCGATCGCGCGCCGAGCAACCCGATGCCCCCTTCTACGCACCGGGACACAAGCGCGGGCGAGGAATTTCTCCCGAATTGGCGAATTGGTGGGGAGAAGCAGTTTTTGCAGCGGATTTGCCGGAATTACCGGAATTAGATAACTTATTCGCCCCGGAAGGTGTTATTGAAGAGGCACAAACGCTAGCCGCAAAAACCTTTGGGGCAGAACGAACTTGGTTTTTAGCAAATGGTTCGACTTGCGGCATTATTGCAGCGATTTTAGCAACCTGCGGGCCGGGGGATAAAATCATTTTGCCGCGCAATGTCCATCAATCGGCGATCGCGGGACTCATTCTCTCCGGTGCGACTCCCATCTTCATTGCTCCCGAATACGATCCCGCCCTCGATCTTGTCCTCAACATTACCCCAGAAGCCGTAGAAGCTGCCTTAAAAGAAAATTCCGACGTTAAAGCGGTTTTAGTCGTTTATCCAACCTATCAGGGCATTTGCTGCGATCTCCACGCGATCGCAAAACTTGCCCATCACCATCATATCCCTCTCATCGCCGACGAAGCCCACGGCGCACACTTTGCCTTCCATCCCGACTTACCGCCCTCCGCCCTCGCTGCCGGAGCCGATATTAGCATCCAATCCACCCATAAAGTTTTAGGGGCGATGAGCCAAGCCTCTATGCTACACCTGCACAGCCCTCCCACAGGGCTTTGTTGTAAGGCACGCATCGACGCACCGCGCCTCAGCCTAGCCTTGCAACTGGTTCAATCCAGCAGCCCCAGCTATCTCCTGCTTGCTTCCCTCGATGCAGCGCGCCAGCAAATGGCGATTACAGGACGCGCCCTAATGGAAAAAACCTTAGCATTAAGCGATCGCGCTTATCGCGAAATTTCACAAATTCCCGGCTTATCCGTGCTAGAATCTCCCGCATCGCCGCAACCGGGCTTTTTTAACCGCGATGCTACCCGTTTAACCGTATTTACTGCCGCTCTCGGACTCGATGGCTTCACCGCCGACGAAATCCTGCGCCAACAATTCCACGTCACCGCCGAACTGCCCCTCCCCCAACATCTCACCTTCATCCTCAGCCTCGGCAACGATGAAAGCGATATCGAGGCTTTGATTCATGCTTTCGGGGAACTAGCTCGCAATCCGAGAGAGGGTGCAATGCTTGCGCCCCTACCCGTACCGAGCGCCCCCGCTAGCGCCGTTATGACACCCCGCAAAGCCTTTTTTGCCCCGCGCGAAACCCTGCCCCTAGAAGATGCAGCAGGACGCATCAGTGCAGAACTCATCTGTCCGTATCCTCCCGGAATCCCCGTCTTGCTACCAGGAGAAATTGTAACGAAGGACGCGATCGATTTTCTGCAACAAATTCTTGCCCTCGGCGGCTGTATTACCGGATGCAGCGATTCCACCCTCAAAACGATTCAAGTGATTCAAGAATAG